A genomic segment from Ramlibacter agri encodes:
- a CDS encoding ABC transporter permease, translated as MAASMNPTLGAASPRRRPGADLWRRLQQMPLLALAMLLPVVLCGLFGPWLVPHDPAAIAPAMALRPPSWLAGEGWTHLFGTDYLGRDVFSRVVVGARASLLASLVGVGLAGVAGVAIGLCSGLFGGRVDAVLMRLVDIQMSMPAILLALLVSAALGSGLVAVTAVIAIVFWTNYARVVRGETLGVRQRDYVVMARVLGCSTPRLLWKHILPNVIDSALVVASLQLGAAVMLEASLSFLGLGVQPPAVAWGKMIAESRLYLATAWWLPTFPGIALVVTVLGTNLLGDWLRDALDPKLRQM; from the coding sequence ATGGCTGCCTCCATGAACCCCACCCTGGGCGCGGCGTCGCCAAGGCGCCGGCCGGGCGCGGACCTGTGGCGCCGGCTGCAGCAGATGCCGCTGCTGGCGCTGGCGATGCTGCTGCCCGTCGTACTGTGCGGCCTGTTCGGGCCCTGGCTGGTGCCGCACGATCCCGCGGCCATCGCGCCGGCCATGGCGCTGCGCCCGCCGTCCTGGCTGGCCGGCGAAGGCTGGACGCACCTGTTCGGCACCGACTACCTGGGCCGCGACGTGTTCAGCCGCGTGGTCGTCGGCGCCCGCGCTTCGCTGCTGGCATCGCTGGTGGGCGTGGGCCTGGCCGGCGTGGCAGGTGTCGCCATCGGCCTGTGCTCGGGCCTGTTCGGCGGCCGCGTCGACGCGGTGCTGATGCGCCTGGTCGACATCCAGATGTCCATGCCCGCGATCCTGCTGGCGCTGCTGGTGTCCGCCGCGCTCGGCTCCGGCCTGGTAGCGGTGACGGCGGTGATCGCCATCGTGTTCTGGACCAACTATGCCCGCGTCGTGCGCGGCGAGACCTTGGGCGTGCGCCAGCGCGATTACGTGGTCATGGCGCGCGTGCTGGGTTGCTCGACGCCGCGGCTGCTGTGGAAGCACATCCTGCCCAACGTGATCGATTCGGCGCTGGTGGTCGCTTCCCTGCAGCTCGGCGCGGCCGTGATGCTGGAAGCGTCGCTCAGCTTCCTGGGCCTTGGCGTGCAGCCGCCGGCCGTGGCCTGGGGAAAGATGATCGCCGAGTCGCGGCTGTACCTGGCGACGGCTTGGTGGCTGCCCACCTTCCCGGGCATCGCGCTGGTCGTCACCGTGCTGGGCACCAACCTGCTCGGGGACTGGCTGCGCGACGCGCTGGACCCCAAGCTGCGGCAGATGTAG
- a CDS encoding ABC transporter ATP-binding protein — MQEPLLSVEGLQTWCFTRTGVVKAVDGVSFTLDRGEALGLVGESGSGKSMTCNSIVRLAPQAARTVGGRVLFEGRDLLQLKEAQMREVRGGRIGMILQDPLMSLNPVFTIGNQVGESFRLHGGRRSATEIRRDVVEVLAQVNIPSPAQRMASYPFQFSGGMRQRTVAAMALAGRPSLLIADEPTTALDVTVQDQFLRLLKDLQANAGMALLMVTHDLGIVAETCDRVAVMYAGRIVEIGKVQDVLGRPAHPYTEALLQALPKAGVRRKRLFQIPGEPPNLMDLPPGCAFLPRCHRATELCKTGVPPMVDLGAGRRAACWHLARQEALA; from the coding sequence GTGCAAGAACCCTTGTTGTCCGTCGAAGGCCTGCAGACCTGGTGCTTCACCCGTACCGGCGTGGTGAAGGCCGTGGACGGCGTCAGCTTCACGCTGGACCGGGGCGAGGCGCTCGGCCTGGTCGGCGAGTCCGGCTCCGGCAAGAGCATGACCTGCAACTCGATCGTGCGGCTGGCGCCGCAGGCGGCGCGCACGGTCGGCGGCCGCGTGCTGTTCGAGGGCCGTGACCTGCTGCAGCTGAAGGAAGCGCAGATGCGCGAAGTGCGCGGCGGCCGCATCGGCATGATCCTGCAGGACCCGCTGATGTCGCTGAACCCGGTGTTCACCATCGGCAACCAGGTCGGCGAGTCCTTCCGCCTGCATGGCGGCCGGCGCTCGGCGACGGAGATCCGGCGCGACGTGGTGGAAGTGCTGGCCCAGGTCAACATCCCTTCGCCGGCGCAGCGCATGGCGAGCTATCCCTTCCAGTTCAGCGGCGGCATGCGCCAGCGCACGGTGGCGGCGATGGCGCTGGCCGGCCGGCCCAGCCTGCTGATCGCGGACGAACCCACCACCGCGCTGGACGTGACGGTGCAGGACCAGTTCCTGCGCCTGCTGAAAGACTTGCAGGCCAACGCAGGCATGGCGCTGCTGATGGTGACGCATGACCTGGGCATCGTGGCCGAGACCTGCGACCGCGTTGCCGTCATGTACGCGGGCCGCATCGTGGAGATCGGCAAGGTGCAGGACGTGCTGGGAAGGCCGGCGCATCCGTACACCGAAGCGCTCCTGCAGGCCCTGCCCAAGGCGGGCGTGCGCCGCAAGCGCCTGTTCCAGATTCCCGGCGAGCCGCCCAACCTGATGGACCTGCCGCCCGGCTGCGCCTTCCTGCCTCGCTGCCATCGCGCCACCGAACTTTGCAAGACCGGCGTGCCGCCGATGGTGGACCTGGGTGCGGGCCGCCGCGCTGCTTGCTGGCACCTTGCCAGACAGGAGGCCCTGGCATGA
- a CDS encoding ABC transporter ATP-binding protein, whose product MNPVLQLDEVRKHYPGPRAGWIARSRGVVKAVDGASAEIERGTSFALAGESGSGKSTLARMILRLEQPSAGSIRFEGREVAGLAGADLAWYRSRVQAVFQDASGSLDPRMRIGAIVAEPLEIQRAAGGNKLTKQEMREKVQEMLKLVGLPQRVFANYPHELSGGQKQRVAIARAMVLEPALVVLDEPVSALDVSIRAQVLNLLADFQDRLGLSYFLISHDLATLGHVSTRMAVMYLGRIIETGSTDEIYARPLHPYTRALFAAMPVAEPGRVKPAPAMRGEIGSALDLPRGCRFCPRCELAQPVCREVDPPLVQVDAQHAVACHLAAPSLEDTGTP is encoded by the coding sequence ATGAACCCCGTGCTGCAACTGGACGAGGTGCGCAAGCACTACCCTGGCCCGCGTGCGGGCTGGATTGCGCGCAGCCGCGGCGTGGTGAAGGCGGTGGACGGTGCCAGCGCGGAAATCGAACGCGGCACCAGCTTCGCGCTGGCCGGCGAATCGGGCAGCGGCAAGTCGACGCTCGCGCGCATGATCCTGCGGCTGGAGCAGCCCAGCGCCGGCAGCATCCGCTTCGAGGGCCGTGAGGTGGCCGGCCTGGCGGGCGCGGACCTCGCCTGGTATCGCTCGCGCGTGCAGGCCGTGTTCCAGGACGCCTCCGGCTCGCTGGACCCACGCATGCGCATCGGCGCCATCGTTGCGGAGCCGCTGGAGATCCAGCGCGCCGCCGGTGGCAACAAGCTGACGAAGCAGGAGATGCGCGAGAAGGTGCAGGAGATGCTGAAGCTGGTGGGCCTGCCGCAACGCGTCTTCGCCAACTATCCGCACGAATTGAGCGGCGGCCAGAAGCAGCGCGTGGCGATCGCCCGCGCCATGGTGCTGGAGCCGGCGCTGGTGGTGCTGGACGAACCGGTGTCGGCGCTGGACGTGTCCATTCGCGCGCAGGTGCTGAACCTGCTGGCGGATTTCCAGGACCGCCTGGGCTTGAGCTACTTCCTGATTTCGCACGACCTTGCGACGCTGGGGCACGTCAGCACGCGCATGGCGGTGATGTACCTGGGGCGGATCATCGAAACCGGCAGCACGGACGAAATCTACGCGCGGCCGCTGCACCCCTACACGCGGGCGCTGTTCGCCGCCATGCCGGTGGCCGAGCCAGGCCGCGTCAAGCCCGCGCCCGCCATGCGCGGCGAGATCGGCTCGGCGCTGGACCTGCCGCGCGGCTGCCGCTTCTGCCCGCGCTGCGAGCTGGCGCAGCCGGTCTGCCGCGAAGTCGATCCGCCGCTGGTGCAGGTCGATGCGCAGCATGCCGTCGCCTGCCATCTGGCCGCCCCCTCTCTCGAAGACACAGGAACACCATGA